In Fusarium falciforme chromosome 9, complete sequence, the following are encoded in one genomic region:
- a CDS encoding Aldedh domain-containing protein produces the protein MELEPHLTQLFINNQYVDSSSQKYVSVYNPATGDLVSDRIPVAGDKDVDEAVAYANEAFKPDSPWRRMTHTQRTEILLKFADLLEANQERLAYLTRLTLGAPFLPFGKSEIGTAIGCFRYYAGWVDKHAGQSFPADDGFYKIVRNEPLGVVAGIIPWNGPLASVGLKAAPALATGNVFILKPSEKTPLMAAELGKLVLEAGFPPGVFQVLTGDGSTGAALASHMRVAKVSFTGSIQTGKTVQILAAKSNLKRVTLELGGKSPAVVFNDANLENAVNWAVNALVSNSGQICFAATRVYVQSGIYDRFIEAYLEGLKAKRQVIGDPEAAETQIGPVVDKAQHDRIMGIISSAIEKKDGQVLIGGQKLGDKGYFIEPTVFADTKDTSFIYKDEIFGPVAVINRFETEEEIVERANDSKYGLMAGVFTQDITRALRLSSLIDSGVVGINCISTISFSCPFGGTKESGLGRENGEHALRAYTEPKTILINMAY, from the exons ATGGAGCTCGAACCCCATTTGACCCAATTGTTTATCAACAACCAG TATGTCGATAGTAGTAGCCAGAAATA CGTGTCTGTATACAATCCAGCCACCGGAGATTTGGTCAGCGATCGAATTCCAGTCGCAGGCGACAAGGATGTTGACGAAGCCGTCGCCTACGCCAACGAGGCATTCAAGCCAGACTCACCTTGGCGACGAATGACACATACCCAGAGGACGGAAATTCTCCTCAAGTTTGCCGATTTGCTCGAAGCCAACCAAGAGCGTCTTGCCTATCTTACACGACTTACCCTGGGAGCCCCGTTTCTTCCCTTTGGAAAGTCCGAGATTGGCACCGCTATTGGTTGCTTCCGTT ATTACGCCGGATGGGTCGATAAACATGCTGGTCAGAGTTTTCCCGCTGATGACGGTTTCTACAAGATAGTCCGCAATGAGCCACTTGGTGTTGTGGCAGG CATTATCCCATGGAACGGGCCACTGGCCTCTGTCGGACTCAAGGCCGCCCCTGCACTCGCCACCGGAAAtgtcttcatcttgaaaCCCAGCGAGAAGACACCTTTGATGGCCGCAGAGCTTGGGAAGCTGGTACTCGAGGCTGGTTTCCCTCCTGGCGTCTTCCAGGTCCTGACTGGAGATGGCTCGACAGGGGCTGCTCTCGCATCCCACATGCGCGTTGCCAAGGTCAGCTTCACGGGCAGTATCCAGACAGGAAAGACGGTGCAAATTTTGGCAGCCAAAAGCAACCTGAAGAGAGTCACGTTGGAGCTTGGAGGTAAAAGCCCTGCCGTGGTATTCAACGATGCGAATCTCGAAAATGCTGTCAACTG GGCCGTTAATGCACTCGTAAGTAACTCGGGTCAGATCTGTTTCGCAGCAACAAGAGTGTACGTGCAGTCGGGGATCTATGACAGATTTATTGAAGCCTACCTTGAAGGCCTCAAGGCTAAACGACAAGTCATTGGTGACCCGGAAGCGGCTGAGACGCAGATTGGGCCGGTTGTGGACAAGGCCCAGCACGATCGTATCATGGGAATCATCTCATCTGCCATAGAGAAAAAGGACGGACAAGTGTTGATCGGAGGGCAAAAGTTGGGTGACAAG GGCTACTTTATTGAACCGACTGTCTTTGCCGACACCAAAGATACATCCTTCATCTACAAAGATGAGATCTTTGGACCAGTAGCCGTTATCAACAGGTTTGAAACCGAAGAAGAAATTGTTGAACGTGCCAACGACAGCAAGTATGGGCTCATGGCTGGCGTATTCACCCAAGACATCACCCGGGCGCTTCGGCTTAGCTCGCTCATCGACTCTGGAGTTGTCGGGATCAACTGCATCAGCACCATTTCGTTTTCGTGCCCTTTCGGTGGAACAAAGGAAAGCGGCCTTGGTCGGGAGAATGGAGAGCATGCGTTGAGAGCGTACACTGAGCCCAAGACCATTCTGATTAACATGGCGTATTGA